The Nonlabens sp. Hel1_33_55 genome contains the following window.
ATTGAAAATAAATCATATGGCGTTTGTAGAGTTACTGGTAAACTTATTGCCAAAGCTAGACTAGAATTAGTACCTCACGCAACGCTTAGCATTGAAGCTAAGAATATGCAGGATTAATCCTAATGAAATCAACTAATAGCATCATTAGAACACTTTTTATGTGTTTTATGATGCTATTTACTTTTTTCAGCTATTCACAGAATGATGCAACTACTTTCCATACTGTAGTGGTTGAAATGGTCAACTTTGTGGATTTGCAAATAGATGCAAGCAACGAATCAGATTCGTATTCCATCAATGAAAAGCAATCTGGAGAATACAGTGAAGCTGTAGTTTTCAAATCATACGTTGCTAATGACACTTTATTTTTTGAGGACTCCATCAGTCCGGTGTTTGAATTACCGCAAGACAAGCTTAGTGCTCATAAAATCACAGATTCAAAAGCTCACATCAAGATACCTGCAAATAAGTCCGTTTTCATAAGTATGGATCATACTAACGCTTTGATCACTGGTAGTTTTGAGCAGCTAAGAGTAAATGTTAGGAATGGTGCAATAACCTTTGATTCAATTACTGGAAATACAGAGGTGGTCACCATCAATGCTAATGTATCTGGTGTCAATTTCAAGAATTATAAAGTAAGTGCTACCACCAGAAATGGAGTTGTCGTTTCAAGACACAAAAAAGGCCTTTCACGGTACACGTTTGATGTTGAAAGCGTCAACGGCAATATTGAAATTCAATGACATTTTTAAGTATCTTGCCCCAAAACAGTCCCTATTAATGAAGTTATATAAAGCAATTCTTATCATTGTAGCTGTTCTATTTATAGATCAAGCAAGTAAGATTTACATCAAGTTGAATTATATGCTTCGGGATTCTAGAAATCCTATACTAGATTGGGACAAATTCCAGCTTTTATTTTATGAAAACCCAGGTGCTGCTTGGGGTTTTGAGCTACCAGGAGATTATGGTAAAATAATACTTACTGTTTTTAGAATTTTTGCGATTTGTGGAATAGGGTATTGGCTTTGGAAAAGCGTTAGAGATAAAAGTCATTCTATTCTTATTGTGTGTATCGCTCTCATCTTTGCAGGTGCTTTTGGAAATATCATCGACAGTGTTTTCTATGGTAAAATATTTTCTAGCAGCATGAACAGCGTTGCCACGTTTCTACCAGAAAATGGAGGCTATGGCTCATGGTTTCACGGTGAGGTGGTAGATATGTTGTATTTCCCATTATTTGACGGCACATGGCCTCAATGGGTGCCTAGTGTTGGAGGTCAACAATTCACATTCTTCAATGCAGTATTCAATGTCGCTGATAGCGCCATAACCGTTGGTGTGATATTGCTAATTCTTTTTAGCAAAAAAGCTTTTCCTGATAAGAAGTAATAGCTGAAGAAACTAGTTTAAGAAAGCGCTAGCGATAGCATCTTTTGAAATAGGCTTGGTAATAAAGTTATGGACAATGTCGTGGTTTTCGGCGCGATTGACCTCATCTGGATTGATAGTGGAACTAACTACATTAAGCTTGATATTACGCTCCAACATTTTATTAGCGTAAGGTTCCATTTTCTTTAAAAATTCCCATCCATTCATAATAGGCATATTAAGATCCAATAAAATGATGGTTGGTAAGGTTTCATTAGGATCATCGATGGCTTTTGCAAAATAATCTAGGGCATCCCTACCATTTTGAAATACCAAAAGCTCCTCTGCAAATGAATTTTTTTTGATCATCATGGATACCAGGCTCACATAAAGACGGTCATCATCAATGATACAGACTTTGGGAACTAGTGACTTATTCATACTTACAGTTTGATGGTAAATTTAGCACCTTTATCCTTCTTACTCTTGACAACTATATCACCACCTAGCGCCTCTACTTGATTTTTTGCTAGAAACAGTCCCAATCCTTTCGTTTTACCGTTGGGATGTTCTTTATGATCTATTTTAAATAACTGCGATTGAATGCTATTTATATCCATACCGCAACCATTATCTTTTATCATCAAAAGCTTTTTGCCATCGGTGATTTTTGTACAGATCTTTATTATTAATGGACGATCCTGAGATCGGTTTTCAATGGCATTAGAGATTAATGTATCTAAGATTCCCTGTAAGAAAGATGAAACATATTCTATTGAATTGAAGGCTGTAAAATCTAATTGAACTTCTGCATCAATCCTTTCCAATTCTAGACTGTAGTTTTCTAGAACCTTTTTTACGCATTCATTAATATCGACAAACTTACGATTCGTGGCCTGCGAGTTGAGAGTGACTACTTGATTTAAGTGTTTAAGCGTTGTACTCAGACTAATCGATATTTCCTCTAGATAAGAATAGAAAACGGCAGATCTTTCGTCCTGCTTGATATCATTGAATAGTTCCAAAGTTAAGGCTAGGTTACTACTTTGGGATCGCAAATTGTGGGAGACTATATGTGCAAAGTGTAGTAATCGTTCGTTCTGTGCTTTGATGATCTCACTATGTTGCTTTACCTTTTCTTGATTCCTAATGTATTTATCAATGCTGGTGAAAATACCTCTAACAGCTACAATTTGTCTTGCTCGATTGTACTTAGGCTTTGCGGTAAAACGCATCCATATTTTTTCTTGATTGAAAGAGTTTAGAGCAATATCTGCTTCAAATGGTTTACCACTTAGACAAGTATCTAACATTTCAACAAAATCTTGTTTATTGAAAAATAATTTGGAGGCCTCACTTATGGATGGATTGATTTG
Protein-coding sequences here:
- a CDS encoding lipoprotein signal peptidase, with translation MKLYKAILIIVAVLFIDQASKIYIKLNYMLRDSRNPILDWDKFQLLFYENPGAAWGFELPGDYGKIILTVFRIFAICGIGYWLWKSVRDKSHSILIVCIALIFAGAFGNIIDSVFYGKIFSSSMNSVATFLPENGGYGSWFHGEVVDMLYFPLFDGTWPQWVPSVGGQQFTFFNAVFNVADSAITVGVILLILFSKKAFPDKK
- a CDS encoding response regulator → MNKSLVPKVCIIDDDRLYVSLVSMMIKKNSFAEELLVFQNGRDALDYFAKAIDDPNETLPTIILLDLNMPIMNGWEFLKKMEPYANKMLERNIKLNVVSSTINPDEVNRAENHDIVHNFITKPISKDAIASAFLN
- a CDS encoding ATP-binding protein; the protein is MLQDPNYFKLSRDDKSYFLEEVAAATKTGVYSIYFKQDKFYMDAIGRSILNVPDQINPSISEASKLFFNKQDFVEMLDTCLSGKPFEADIALNSFNQEKIWMRFTAKPKYNRARQIVAVRGIFTSIDKYIRNQEKVKQHSEIIKAQNERLLHFAHIVSHNLRSQSSNLALTLELFNDIKQDERSAVFYSYLEEISISLSTTLKHLNQVVTLNSQATNRKFVDINECVKKVLENYSLELERIDAEVQLDFTAFNSIEYVSSFLQGILDTLISNAIENRSQDRPLIIKICTKITDGKKLLMIKDNGCGMDINSIQSQLFKIDHKEHPNGKTKGLGLFLAKNQVEALGGDIVVKSKKDKGAKFTIKL